From one Citrobacter sp. Marseille-Q6884 genomic stretch:
- the yoaJ gene encoding protein YoaJ, whose amino-acid sequence MKKTTLIMIGVAIIVVLGTELGWW is encoded by the coding sequence ATGAAAAAAACAACGCTCATTATGATTGGCGTCGCCATTATTGTGGTGTTAGGTACGGAACTGGGTTGGTGGTAA
- a CDS encoding YoaK family small membrane protein: MRLGIIFPIIIFISAVVFLSWFFIGGYAAPGA; the protein is encoded by the coding sequence ATGCGACTCGGTATTATTTTCCCCATCATCATCTTCATTTCCGCTGTCGTTTTCTTATCCTGGTTTTTTATTGGCGGCTACGCCGCTCCGGGAGCATAA
- a CDS encoding DUF333 domain-containing protein codes for MKFALMILPAMLALAGCTTQPDAPRPPKIGMANPASVYCEQKGGTLIAVQTPQGTRSDCKLPGGEVIDEWALWRRDHPATGK; via the coding sequence ATGAAATTCGCATTGATGATTTTGCCCGCTATGCTCGCGCTGGCGGGTTGCACCACCCAACCTGACGCACCTCGTCCACCGAAAATCGGTATGGCGAACCCGGCATCGGTTTATTGTGAGCAAAAGGGAGGCACGCTGATTGCGGTTCAGACGCCGCAGGGGACGCGCTCCGACTGCAAGCTTCCCGGAGGAGAGGTCATTGATGAATGGGCACTATGGCGCAGAGACCATCCGGCAACGGGTAAGTAA
- a CDS encoding sensor domain-containing diguanylate cyclase yields MPDRILARVSQSLATEQSVESLVRQLLEMLEVVTDMESTYLTKVDLDARLQHILYARNSKQMQIPEGLSVPWDDTLCRRAIEENCLYSDNVPERWPDCTAAHALEITTFLSTPVHLPDGTFYGTLCATSRRQQALSERGEQVLHLFAGLIAQSIQKESLVAQLRQANAALIAHSYTDALTGLSNRRAIFENMETLFSLARHLKQKVTVAFIDLDDFKLINDRFGHEVGDQFLIQIGQRLSLNSSENDILGRLGGDEFLVVSLSPDDEMDQCERLHNVKDRLQQHIRGDYYLGSIQLYYPGASLGVVEVDPREIDVNCALHIADSAMYQDKKRKDKTTFVAH; encoded by the coding sequence ATGCCGGATAGGATCCTCGCCCGAGTCTCACAATCATTAGCCACGGAGCAGTCTGTTGAGAGTCTGGTTCGGCAACTTCTGGAGATGCTCGAGGTCGTGACTGACATGGAATCGACCTATTTAACAAAGGTCGATCTGGATGCCCGCCTGCAGCATATTCTGTATGCGCGTAACAGCAAACAGATGCAGATACCCGAAGGGTTATCCGTGCCGTGGGATGACACCTTGTGCAGACGAGCCATAGAAGAAAATTGCCTGTACAGTGATAATGTCCCTGAACGTTGGCCGGACTGCACTGCGGCGCATGCTCTGGAGATCACCACCTTTCTGAGCACACCGGTTCATCTTCCCGATGGCACGTTTTATGGCACGCTGTGTGCCACCAGTCGCCGGCAACAAGCATTGAGCGAACGCGGAGAGCAAGTGTTGCACCTGTTTGCCGGTCTGATCGCGCAGTCCATTCAAAAAGAGTCGCTGGTCGCTCAATTACGCCAGGCCAACGCTGCGCTGATTGCTCATTCCTACACGGACGCCTTAACGGGGTTATCCAACCGTCGGGCCATCTTTGAAAACATGGAAACCCTGTTTTCCCTTGCTCGTCATCTTAAACAGAAAGTGACCGTCGCCTTTATCGATTTAGATGATTTCAAACTGATTAATGACCGTTTTGGACACGAAGTTGGCGACCAGTTTCTGATCCAGATTGGGCAACGTCTGAGTCTAAATAGCAGTGAAAATGATATTCTGGGTAGACTCGGCGGCGACGAATTTTTGGTTGTGAGCCTGTCACCCGACGATGAAATGGATCAGTGTGAGCGTCTGCACAACGTGAAAGACCGACTGCAACAGCACATTCGAGGCGATTATTATTTGGGGAGTATCCAGCTGTATTACCCGGGTGCCAGTCTGGGCGTTGTGGAAGTCGATCCACGGGAGATTGACGTCAACTGTGCACTGCATATCGCTGATAGCGCCATGTATCAGGACAAAAAGCGTAAAGACAAAACCACTTTTGTCGCGCATTAA
- a CDS encoding DUF488 domain-containing protein translates to MKIQCKRVYDPVEKSDGYRVLVDRLWPRGIKKTDLVYDEWVKALTPSSDLRKAFHAELIDFAHFSEQYRAELAQQQQEGKRLADIARQQTLTLLYAAKNTQQNHAQVLAQWLAER, encoded by the coding sequence ATGAAGATTCAGTGTAAACGCGTCTATGACCCGGTAGAAAAGAGTGATGGCTATCGTGTTCTGGTCGATAGATTGTGGCCACGCGGGATAAAAAAAACCGATCTGGTTTACGATGAATGGGTTAAAGCCCTCACCCCCTCGTCTGATTTGCGCAAAGCATTCCACGCAGAATTGATCGATTTTGCACACTTTTCCGAGCAATACCGCGCAGAGCTTGCCCAACAGCAGCAGGAGGGAAAACGGCTTGCAGACATTGCCCGCCAGCAAACCTTGACGCTACTGTATGCGGCGAAGAATACGCAGCAAAACCACGCGCAGGTATTAGCACAGTGGCTGGCGGAACGGTAA